One genomic segment of Halalkalicoccus jeotgali B3 includes these proteins:
- a CDS encoding MFS transporter, whose translation MRGPFRSRTFRRLFAGRVITNVGDSFYFVGAMWLVYSLTNDPLYTGVAGFVTMVPQAFQFLAGPLVDQWSIQRILVGTQLIQAAVVSLIPIAHILGFLTVELVLIVMPVLSALNQLVYPAQITALPRILDDEELVAANSAFSVAYQGFDMVANGIGGILIGLFGAVALFALDALTFGIAAIVFATVSIPPANTVTADDRPRDELTGADKLADVSTRPLAGDESGAARGSNPLVMDSGGSHIESENTNSYVARMREGMAVIRGTFLVPLLAGAVIANFSVGMILAATPPYADALAVPGALNLIGAAGAYGILMASIAAGGFVGAIATNLVADCRLGRSMVVGYTLAGVLWSGALLANWLPLTALLFALAYIPIGILAVQVAAVVQSAPLAEMVGRVSSVHGSASASMVPIGSLAGGVVAGWLSPQVAMASLGIATFSLALYVLVNPDLREMRAPDRMTINL comes from the coding sequence ATGCGTGGACCGTTTCGAAGTCGGACATTTCGTCGATTGTTCGCGGGTCGTGTGATCACCAATGTCGGCGACAGCTTCTATTTCGTCGGTGCGATGTGGCTCGTCTACAGCCTGACCAACGATCCCCTCTACACGGGAGTAGCTGGATTCGTGACAATGGTTCCGCAAGCGTTTCAGTTCCTTGCAGGTCCGCTGGTCGATCAGTGGTCAATTCAGCGAATTCTCGTCGGCACGCAGCTTATTCAAGCCGCCGTTGTCTCGCTGATTCCAATCGCCCACATTCTCGGCTTTCTCACCGTCGAGCTGGTGCTCATCGTGATGCCAGTTCTTTCTGCACTCAACCAACTGGTGTACCCCGCCCAGATTACCGCACTCCCGCGTATTCTTGATGACGAGGAGCTGGTCGCAGCTAATTCGGCGTTCTCGGTTGCCTACCAAGGGTTCGATATGGTGGCAAACGGGATCGGCGGCATACTTATCGGTCTGTTCGGCGCGGTCGCATTGTTCGCACTCGACGCCCTCACGTTCGGGATCGCTGCAATCGTGTTTGCGACCGTCTCGATTCCGCCCGCGAATACGGTGACAGCCGACGATCGACCGAGGGATGAGTTGACGGGTGCCGACAAATTAGCGGATGTTTCGACACGTCCATTGGCTGGCGACGAAAGCGGAGCCGCACGCGGTTCTAACCCCCTTGTCATGGACAGTGGCGGTAGCCACATAGAATCCGAGAATACCAACTCCTACGTCGCACGTATGCGCGAAGGGATGGCAGTTATTCGTGGAACGTTCCTTGTGCCGCTGTTAGCCGGAGCAGTAATCGCCAACTTTTCCGTCGGAATGATACTGGCAGCGACGCCCCCGTACGCTGACGCCCTCGCCGTTCCTGGGGCGCTGAACCTGATTGGTGCAGCCGGGGCTTATGGAATTCTCATGGCATCGATCGCAGCTGGGGGCTTCGTTGGAGCGATAGCTACGAATCTCGTCGCTGATTGCCGATTAGGACGGAGCATGGTTGTGGGGTACACCCTCGCAGGGGTACTCTGGAGCGGTGCGCTCCTCGCTAACTGGCTCCCATTGACGGCCTTGCTCTTCGCGCTGGCGTACATCCCCATTGGAATCCTCGCCGTCCAAGTAGCTGCTGTCGTCCAATCTGCACCCCTTGCAGAGATGGTTGGACGGGTAAGTAGCGTTCATGGTTCTGCCTCGGCATCCATGGTTCCGATCGGTTCACTAGCTGGTGGCGTCGTCGCTGGCTGGCTCAGCCCACAAGTGGCGATGGCTTCCCTCGGGATCGCAACATTCTCGCTGGCCCTTTATGTCCTCGTGAATCCAGATCTTCGTGAAATGCGAGCTCCCGATCGCATGACGATCAATTTGTAA
- a CDS encoding cupin domain-containing protein: MKKVALTEAFASFDEHWSPRLAGELNGQAVKLAKVEGEFVWHQHEDADELFLVTSGELRIEFQHESDVVLQEGEFVIVPQGIEHRPVAENEAKILLFEPSETRNTGNVETEQTRTELKEIE, translated from the coding sequence ATGAAGAAGGTGGCTCTGACGGAGGCGTTTGCTTCATTCGATGAACACTGGTCCCCGCGACTCGCGGGTGAACTCAACGGACAGGCAGTCAAGCTCGCCAAAGTCGAGGGGGAGTTCGTCTGGCACCAGCATGAAGATGCGGACGAGCTATTCTTGGTGACATCGGGCGAACTTCGAATCGAGTTCCAACACGAGTCAGATGTAGTCCTACAAGAAGGTGAGTTTGTAATTGTTCCACAGGGCATTGAACACCGCCCGGTCGCCGAAAACGAAGCGAAAATTCTGCTATTTGAACCGAGCGAGACGCGCAATACGGGGAACGTCGAAACCGAACAAACAAGAACGGAGTTAAAAGAAATCGAATAG
- a CDS encoding universal stress protein: protein MAFHVLVPMNDSVMATKALEFALETYTDAEFTVLNVIGVPSWYMGSATGLVLSGDLPETARSQAESVFEAAREVASKHDIEITTIIDVGNPSRAITKRATDFDIVVIGGHERELSSRLLIGNVAATVTRQSPVPVTVVG, encoded by the coding sequence ATGGCATTCCATGTCTTAGTCCCGATGAATGACTCCGTGATGGCTACGAAAGCCCTCGAATTCGCGCTTGAAACGTACACTGATGCCGAGTTCACGGTCCTCAACGTTATCGGTGTCCCCTCGTGGTACATGGGAAGCGCCACTGGATTGGTACTTTCGGGTGATCTCCCAGAGACGGCTCGATCTCAAGCAGAGAGCGTCTTCGAGGCGGCTCGGGAAGTGGCTAGCAAACATGACATCGAAATCACCACCATCATTGATGTAGGCAACCCATCACGAGCGATCACTAAGCGAGCGACAGATTTTGATATTGTCGTCATTGGGGGCCATGAACGTGAGCTTTCGTCACGGCTACTGATCGGAAACGTCGCTGCAACGGTCACTCGCCAATCGCCGGTGCCAGTGACGGTCGTTGGATAA
- a CDS encoding DUF7351 domain-containing protein, producing the protein MQGAIDPIVLDHLCQVSDEPLILRYENETVRVECNGCPSCLSGWKAPIPPAVFAGYDREKIPEIVSQYLRTISQHAINGFCPYCNGRMESTVRAYDARDVDPVSAADRSEDADDRFHDHPEVQFDCQRCIIEATLAVDHALLLAEPAVTNFYYENGILLQDCLIWEFSELNLDNVEIEHRKPIRVAVTFRIDESALTVVVNETFDVKVTDEI; encoded by the coding sequence GTGCAGGGGGCTATCGACCCGATTGTGTTGGATCACCTCTGCCAAGTAAGTGACGAGCCTCTAATACTACGATATGAAAACGAAACCGTTCGGGTCGAATGCAATGGCTGTCCGTCATGTTTGTCCGGATGGAAGGCTCCTATTCCACCTGCCGTGTTTGCCGGGTACGACCGTGAAAAGATTCCAGAGATCGTGAGTCAGTATCTCCGGACGATATCTCAACACGCTATCAACGGCTTTTGCCCCTACTGCAACGGCCGGATGGAGTCGACAGTGAGAGCTTATGACGCGAGGGACGTAGATCCGGTATCAGCAGCGGATAGGTCTGAAGACGCGGATGATCGTTTTCATGACCACCCAGAGGTTCAGTTCGACTGTCAACGGTGTATTATCGAGGCAACGCTTGCGGTGGATCATGCGCTCTTGCTCGCGGAGCCAGCTGTCACCAATTTTTATTACGAGAACGGAATCCTTCTACAGGACTGCCTTATCTGGGAGTTCTCCGAACTTAACCTCGACAACGTAGAAATAGAACACCGAAAACCGATCCGGGTGGCTGTAACATTCCGGATCGATGAATCCGCGCTTACAGTTGTCGTTAATGAGACATTCGATGTTAAGGTAACAGACGAGATATAG
- a CDS encoding Lrp/AsnC family transcriptional regulator — protein MVKEQDGNVVLDDLDREILYELQQDARKTTHEEISTTVGVSQSTVRNRITALEEAGVIKTYAPELDYERAGFSLRVQFICTARMDHRHQAARDALDIGGVITVQEMVTSEHNLLIEVIATSSQDLTEITRELGNLNLDIHTSQIVTSTFNQPFNYFEHSHSRAESSDVPEDTTIEHAPPADQE, from the coding sequence ATGGTCAAAGAACAGGATGGCAACGTCGTTTTGGACGACCTCGACCGAGAGATCCTCTATGAATTACAGCAAGATGCACGGAAGACGACCCACGAGGAGATCAGCACCACAGTCGGGGTCTCACAGAGTACGGTCCGCAATCGAATTACCGCACTCGAAGAGGCGGGCGTTATCAAAACGTACGCCCCAGAACTCGACTACGAACGAGCCGGGTTCTCGCTTCGCGTCCAATTCATCTGTACAGCCCGAATGGACCACCGCCATCAGGCGGCACGTGATGCCTTAGACATCGGTGGTGTCATCACCGTCCAAGAGATGGTGACGAGTGAGCACAATCTCCTTATTGAAGTGATCGCGACGAGTTCGCAGGATCTGACGGAGATCACGCGTGAACTCGGGAATCTGAACCTCGATATTCACACGTCCCAGATCGTCACGAGTACGTTCAATCAGCCGTTCAATTATTTCGAGCATAGTCACTCTCGAGCTGAGAGTTCCGACGTCCCTGAAGACACCACGATCGAGCACGCTCCACCTGCTGATCAAGAGTGA
- a CDS encoding DUF7342 family protein, translating to MSESSRDGVQSWTESMSARERIRSVAETLREPRSVNWISEQADAAWSTTNEELQDLVEQGQLRRVEAGETTLYQPDYTRLLFEEIRTLIEENPREELRSELAAITEEIEGWQATYDVETWEDLEQSLADGTLASDELRERRDVIAFWRENEEDRRLIKHALELYSDVESAREQMTTVADRATS from the coding sequence ATGTCCGAGTCCTCGCGAGATGGGGTCCAGTCGTGGACCGAGTCAATGAGCGCGCGCGAACGCATTCGGTCGGTTGCCGAGACGCTTCGCGAACCCCGATCAGTCAATTGGATCAGCGAGCAGGCCGACGCCGCCTGGAGTACGACTAACGAAGAACTCCAAGACCTTGTTGAGCAGGGACAGCTGCGCCGCGTCGAAGCCGGCGAGACGACACTCTATCAGCCGGACTACACGCGATTGCTCTTCGAGGAAATCCGCACGCTCATCGAGGAGAACCCGCGTGAGGAGCTTCGGAGCGAATTGGCCGCGATCACAGAGGAAATCGAGGGGTGGCAGGCGACCTACGACGTCGAGACGTGGGAGGATCTCGAACAGTCGCTTGCCGACGGGACTCTTGCAAGTGATGAGCTCCGTGAACGCCGGGATGTCATCGCGTTCTGGCGCGAAAACGAGGAAGATCGTCGACTCATCAAGCATGCACTAGAACTCTACTCAGATGTCGAATCAGCTCGCGAGCAGATGACTACTGTGGCAGATCGTGCCACGAGCTAA
- a CDS encoding winged helix-turn-helix domain-containing protein — MSEQFVQQVEPEEAFAALADETRLGILQTLWKSDTQTMTFSELRRAVGIRDPGQFNYHLGKLVGQFVTKVDGKYRLTQGG; from the coding sequence ATGAGTGAGCAATTCGTCCAGCAGGTTGAACCTGAGGAGGCGTTCGCAGCTCTCGCTGATGAGACAAGACTAGGAATCTTGCAGACACTCTGGAAGTCCGATACTCAGACGATGACGTTTTCCGAGTTGCGTCGGGCTGTTGGAATACGGGATCCGGGCCAATTCAACTATCACCTCGGAAAACTTGTTGGACAGTTCGTCACTAAGGTCGACGGGAAATACCGGCTTACGCAAGGCGGGTAA
- a CDS encoding helix-turn-helix transcriptional regulator, translated as MNKLTSFQRDSLWIIAGLSKPNGVTIKDELEAYYDTAIQAGRLYPNLDTLVNKGLARKDKVDGRTNAYILTDHGHRALDARCKWIETYLNGIADE; from the coding sequence ATGAACAAGTTAACGAGTTTCCAGCGAGACAGCCTGTGGATAATCGCCGGCCTGAGCAAACCGAACGGAGTGACAATCAAAGACGAACTCGAAGCGTATTATGATACTGCGATTCAGGCTGGGCGACTCTATCCGAATCTCGATACGCTTGTGAACAAAGGGCTGGCCAGAAAGGACAAGGTAGACGGGCGAACGAACGCATATATTCTAACCGATCACGGTCATCGAGCACTTGACGCGCGCTGTAAGTGGATCGAGACGTACCTCAATGGGATTGCAGACGAATGA